In one Saccharomyces eubayanus strain FM1318 chromosome VI, whole genome shotgun sequence genomic region, the following are encoded:
- the FAB1 gene encoding 1-phosphatidylinositol-3-phosphate 5-kinase produces the protein MPSEEVREPVHFPDGSHARSPPSTATSSIHATDGAQPRPNYIKKPSLHIMSTSTTSTTTDLVTNPILSNISIPKISPPASLSGASSASTSASAGHVTVDRTAHAKASSSKKGTPAQATGRVPPNAIKRHPSRFKPAHALQLPIKNDSNLKRSSIYASKSTVTAIPIRNSRPMSMQNSYARTPDSDHDDGDEASSIKSASSSLTASLSKSFLFAFYNNRKKDKIANNGVLSKEYWMKDESSKDCFSCGKTFNTFRRKHHCRICGQIFCSNCTLLIDGNRFGCHAKMRVCHNCYEHADTYEDSSDEENDSAVQLNEPASRSRSRSSNSNSYSHSHSHLHLLSQETHINADHHLHHHHHHHLHHDPVTAAANPQQQNEVYLLNDDDVQSIMTSGEDSKLFISTPPPPPKMAIPATKQGGSLEISFDSENNRPLHHQDDKPARHHHHLESAPTRYTIRDMDNMSHYDANSNSTLRPHYSTNNSTITVNNAGNTSSITTPNNHNNPAHSLRRSLFHYVSSSSINKDSANSSASLTKPASSTQSSPMLDSANRIIGNYAHRNYKFKFNYNAKDRSQQNSTGNNSNENNNAINLNSNNSNNNNSNSNSNSNSNSNIIIISSSSGGGDGIDDSSNTTSNNNSTTFALNRKKKNPLTKSKSTSTYQEYPLNEEDSSEDEGSMSIYSVLNDVHKTDNPIRSMRNSTKSFQRAQASLQRMRFRRKSKSKHFSSNSKSSIYRDLNFLTNSTPNLLSVVSDDNIYDCSSPLQDKGSSSAISGSNDRKFSNDCSSNNNSTSSSNVNSDPWKRIASISGFKLKKEKKRELNEVSLLHMHALLKQLLNDQEISNPQEWITLLDGALRKVLRTILNARELNTLDYRQTYVKIKRISGGSPQSSEYIDGVVFSKALPSKTMPRVLKNPRILLIMFPLEYQKNNNHFLSIDSVFRQEREYLDKLVSRLKSLNPDIIYVGANVSGYALELLNDSRIVVQFNMKPQVIERIAKLTEADIAISVDKLATNIKMGECETFEVKSYIYGNVSKTYTFLRGCNPELGGTILLRGDNLDNLRKIKQVSEFMVYAIFSLKLESSFFNDNFIQLSTDVYLKRMESKKLQTVKGYFADFLIKFNNRILTVSPTVDFPIPFLLAKARGLENNLLQRLNQYESEADLDPQTRLDMLQGLESTITKKHLGNLIKFLHETEIETLELEFQKRSRQWEVSYSSSYNLLGTGSHQSITVLYSMVSTKTATPCVGPQIVTIDYFWDSDISIGQFIENVVGTAWYPCQQGCNGLYLDHYRSYVHGSGKVDVLIEKFQTRLPKLKDIILTWSYCKKCGTSTPILQISEKTWNYSFGKYLEVMFWSYKDSVAGIGKCPHDFTKDHVKYFGYNDLVVRLEYSDLEVHELITPPRKIKWKPHIDIKLKVELYYKILEKINNFYGSVLNRLERIKLDSMSRDKVLSGQAKIAELKNNATEEQKLMLQDLDTFYGDSPCDQHLPLNLVIKSLYDKAVNWDSTFAIFAKSYLPSETDISRITAKQLKKLFYDSSRKESEDKKSLHDEKMKTIKLERIEPPSDELKDIGKFKTDDKDESDNTDTKNDTKNELQIEVIPAISKDAIPNIPVSGTNHVPVTPSASSIHSSSTPQADDRPSMSRSGTGTSVTYDKTNRPNLRKMSSDSSLFGLASLATEYSKNNKVGKLATFFDQMHFDALSKEFELERERERLQLNKDKYQAIRLQTSTPIVEIYKNVKDAVDEPLHSRSSGNIVAAPNVKGSEVLTGEHSRNSHSNPPNLDQNLETELENSISQWGENILNPSAKTHSTTQTIPKPMVRETSDNPKSEPLPPVITATTVNKVQSTPQPEKSLLMKTLSNFWADRSAYLWKPLVYPTYLTEHVFTDSDVIIREDEPSSLIAFCLSTSDYRNKMTNLNAQQQHQQTAEPVTSKFGENTGGNVQNLDPSANISPSVSRTSRNKGKDSEISSVATGKDGLISSYTIDGTHDKTPQASQTHSQPNLDDLQELERTMTKKTATHLRYQFEEGLTVMSCKIFFTEHFDVFRKICDCQDSFIQSLSRCIKWDSNGGKSGSGFLKTLDDRFIIKELSHAELEAFIKFAPSYFEYMAQAMFHDLPTTLAKVFGFYQIQVKSSISSSKSYKMDVIIMENLFYEKKTTRIFDLKGSMRNRHVEQTGKANEVLLDENMVEYIYESPIHVREYDKKLLRASVWNDTLFLAKMNVMDYSLVIGIDNEGYTLTVGIIDFIRTFTWDKKLESWVKEKGLVGGASVIKQPTVVTPRQYKKRFREAMERYILMVPDPWYREGN, from the coding sequence ATGCCATCCGAAGAGGTCCGCGAACCCGTCCACTTCCCGGACGGCTCGCACGCACGATCGCCGCCCTCAACCGCCACGTCCTCCATACACGCCACCGATGGTGCGCAGCCCCGGCCAAACTACATCAAGAAACCGTCCCTCCACATAATGTCCACGTCCACCACGTCCACCACCACGGACCTGGTGACCAACCCGATCCTGAGCAACATCTCTATACCAAAGATCAGCCCGCCTGCGTCGTTGTCGGGCGCCAGCAGTGCCAGTACCAGTGCTAGTGCGGGTCACGTGACCGTGGATCGCACTGCGCACGCCAAGGCCAGCTCCAGTAAGAAGGGCACGCCCGCACAGGCCACCGGTAGAGTGCCCCCCAACGCCATCAAGAGGCACCCTAGCCGCTTCAAGCCCGCGCACGCGCTGCAGCTGCCCATCAAGAACGACTCCAACCTGAAACGGTCCAGCATCTATGCGTCCAAGTCCACCGTCACCGCCATCCCCATCAGGAATAGCCGCCCAATGTCCATGCAGAACTCGTACGCACGCACCCCAGACAGCGACCACGATGACGGTGACGAGGCCTCCTCCATAAAGAGCGCCTCTTCTTCGCTGACCGCGTCCTTGTCGAAGAGCTTTCTGTTCGCGTTCTACAACAACCGCAAGAAGGACAAGATCGCCAACAATGGCGTGCTCTCGAAGGAGTACTGGATGAAGGACGAGAGCTCCAAGGACTGTTTCAGCTGCGGCAAGACCTTCAACACCTTCCGGAGGAAACACCACTGCAGGATATGCGGCCAGATCTTCTGCAGCAACTGCACTCTCCTGATAGACGGCAACCGGTTCGGCTGCCACGCCAAGATGCGGGTGTGCCACAACTGCTACGAGCACGCAGACACGTATGAGGACTCCAGCGACGAGGAGAACGACTCCGCCGTCCAATTGAACGAGCCGGCCTCCCGCTCTCGCTCCCGCTCCTCGAACTCCAATTCATATTCGCATTCGCATTCGCACCTGCACCTCCTGTCACAAGAGACCCACATCAACGCCGACCAccatcttcaccaccaccaccaccaccatcttcatcatgACCCGGTGACAGCAGCCGCCAACCCTCAGCAGCAGAACGAGGTCTACTTGTTGAACGACGATGACGTGCAAAGCATCATGACCTCGGGCGAGGACTCTAAACTGTTCATTTCGACGCCGCCCCCGCCACCCAAGATGGCCATCCCGGCCACCAAGCAAGGCGGCTCGTTGGAGATCTCGTTCGACTCGGAAAACAATAGACCCCTGCATCACCAGGACGATAAACCCGCgcgtcatcatcatcatctcGAGTCCGCACCCACTAGGTACACCATCAGAGACATGGACAACATGTCGCACTACGACGCAAACTCAAACTCTACCCTGAGGCCCCACTATAGCACCAACAACAGCACCATCACTGTCAATAACGCCGGCAACACCAGCTCCATCACCACCCCCAACAACCACAACAACCCCGCGCATTCTTTGAGGAGATCACTCTTCCACTACGTAAGTAGCAGTAGCATCAACAAGGACAGTGCCAATAGCTCTGCTAGTCTCACTAAACCCGCCTCGTCCACCCAATCCTCTCCTATGCTGGACTCTGCCAATCGTATCATCGGAAACTATGCTCATAGAAACTATAAGTTTAAATTTAACTACAACGCCAAGGACCGCTCGCAACAAAACAGCACtggcaacaacagcaacgaGAACAATAACGCTATCAATctcaacagcaacaacagcaacaacaacaacagcaacagcaacagcaacagcaacagcaacagcaacatcatcatcatcagtAGCAGCAGTGGTGGCGGTGATGGTATTGATGACAGCAGTAATACCACctcaaacaacaacagtaCCACTTTCGCACTtaacagaaagaaaaaaaatccgtTGACAAAGTCCAAATCTACGTCCACTTATCAGGAATACCCCCTGAACGAGGAAGACTCTTCGGAAGACGAGGGCTCTATGTCCATATACTCAGTCCTTAATGACGTCCATAAAACAGATAACCCAATCAGATCGATGAGGAATTCTACCAAGTCCTTCCAAAGAGCGCAGGCCTCACTACAGAGAATGAGATTTAGAAGGAAAAGTAAAAGCAAACATTTCTCCAGTAACTCCAAAAGTTCCATTTACAGAGAccttaattttttaacCAACAGCACGCCCAATTTACTCTCTGTGGTGAGTGACGACAATATATACGATTGTTCTTCACCTTTGCAAGACAAGGGTTCTTCATCGGCCATCAGCGGAAGCAATGATAGGAAATTTAGCAATGACTGCAGTagtaacaacaacagcacTAGTAGTAGCAATGTGAACTCTGATCCTTGGAAAAGGATCGCTAGTATATCCGGGTTcaagttgaaaaaggagaagaaaagggaGTTGAACGAAGTGTCTCTTTTGCATATGCATGCACTACTGAAACAACTTTTGAACGACCAAGAGATTTCTAACCCTCAAGAATGGATCACTCTGCTGGATGGCGCCTTGCGTAAAGTTCTAAGAACAATTTTGAATGCAAGAGAGCTGAATACTCTGGACTACAGACAAACGTACgtgaaaataaagagaatcAGTGGGGGTTCCCCTCAAAGTTCGGAATATATTGACGGGGTGGTCTTTTCGAAAGCATTGCCCTCAAAGACCATGCCTCgtgttttgaagaatccAAGGATTCTATTAATCATGTTCCCCTTGGAATAccaaaagaataacaaCCACTTCCTCAGTATAGATTCGGTTTTCAGGCAAGAGCGTGAATACTTGGATAAACTCGTTTCTAGGTTGAAATCTCTAAATCCAGATATTATTTACGTCGGCGCCAATGTAAGCGGGTATGCGTTGGAGCTATTAAATGATTCCAGAATTGTCGTACAGTTTAACATGAAACCGCAAGtaattgaaagaattgcCAAACTAACCGAGGCAGATATCGCCATTTCTGTGGATAAGTTGGCAACCAATATCAAGATGGGTGAGTGTGAAACATTCGAAGTTAAAAGCTATATTTACGGTAATGTTAGTAAGACTTACACTTTTCTTCGTGGTTGCAATCCAGAACTGGGCGGCACGATCTTATTGAGAGGTGACAATCTAGACAACttaagaaaaatcaaacagGTTTCTGAATTTATGGTCTAcgcaattttttcattgaaattgGAAAGTTCGTTTTTTAACGATAATTTTATTCAACTTTCCACAGAcgtttatttgaaaagaatggaaTCTAAAAAATTGCAAACTGTCAAAGGTTATTTTGCAGATTTCTTGATTAAATTCAATAATAGAATTTTGACTGTGTCACCAACGGTGGATTTCCCTATTCCCTTCCTTTTAGCAAAGGCCAGAGGGTTAGAAAATAATCTACTGCAAAGGCTCAACCAATATGAGAGTGAAGCTGATTTGGATCCGCAAACTCGACTGGATATGCTACAAGGTTTGGAATCCACCATCACGAAAAAACATTTAGGAaacttgataaaatttctgCACGAAACGGAAATCGAAACTTTGGAGCTAGaattccaaaaaagaagtcgTCAATGGGAAGTTTCATATTCTTCATCGTATAATTTGCTCGGTACTGGATCACACCAATCCATAACGGTTCTTTATTCAATGGTTTCGACAAAGACCGCCACACCTTGCGTTGGCCCTCAAATTGTTACTATTGACTATTTTTGGGATAGTGATATTTCCATTGGACAGTTTATCGAAAATGTCGTGGGCACCGCATGGTATCCCTGTCAGCAAGGTTGTAATGGTTTGTACCTAGATCATTACAGAAGTTACGTTCATGGCTCAGGGAAAGTGGATGTCCTGatcgaaaaattccaaaCCAGATTACCCAAATTAAAAGACATAATTCTCACTTGGAGTTACTGTAAGAAATGCGGGACGTCCACTCCTATTTTGCAGATCAGTGAAAAAACCTGGAATTATTCCTTTGGAAAATACTTAGAGGTTATGTTTTGGAGTTACAAAGATAGTGTGGCAGGGATTGGAAAATGTCCGCATGATTTTACCAAAGATCACGTTAAGTACTTCGGCTACAATGACTTGGTAGTTCGGTTAGAGTATTCCGATTTGGAGGTCCATGAGTTAATAACACCACCAcgtaaaataaaatggaaACCTCATATTGATATAAAATTGAAAGTGGaattatattataaaattttggaaaagatcaACAATTTCTATGGGAGTGTTTTAAACCGTTTGGAACGTATTAAACTGGACAGTATGAGTAGAGATAAAGTTCTAAGTGGACAGGCTAAAATTgctgaattgaaaaataatgcCACAGAGGAGCAAAAACTAATGCTGCAGGACTTGGATACTTTCTACGGCGATAGCCCTTGTGACCAACATTTGCCACTCAACTTAGTTATCAAATCTCTATACGATAAAGCTGTTAACTGGGACTCTACGTTTGCAATATTCGCAAAAAGCTATTTGCCTTCTGAAACTGATATTAGCCGTATCACAGCTaaacaattgaaaaaactattCTATGACTCTTCAAGAAAGGAAAGCGAAGACAAAAAATCCCTTCATGAtgaaaagatgaagactATCAAACTTGAAAGGATCGAACCCCCTTCTGACGAATTAAAAGATATTGGGAAATTCAAAACGGATGACAAGGACGAGAGTGACAACACTGATACGAAGAATGATACGAAGAACGAGCTACAGATTGAAGTTATTCCAGCCATTTCGAAAGATGCTATCCCAAATATTCCGGTAAGTGGTACTAACCATGTGCCAGTTACACCCTCCGCATCTTCTAttcattcttcttcgacCCCTCAAGCAGATGATCGTCCGTCAATGAGCAGAAGTGGAACAGGTACATCTGTGACCTATGATAAAACTAATAGGCCTAATTTGAGGAAAATGAGCAGTGATAGCAGTTTATTTGGATTAGCATCGCTCGCTACCGAATACagtaaaaataacaagGTGGGCAAGCTAGCCACATTTTTCGATCAAATGCATTTCGATGCTCTATCCAAGGAATTTGAACTGGAACgtgaaagagaaagactACAACTTAATAAGGATAAATATCAAGCCATAAGGCTACAGACATCGACACCGATCGTAGAGATTTATAAAAACGTTAAAGACGCTGTTGATGAACCACTTCACTCTAGAAGTTCGGGCAATATTGTGGCAGCTCCGAATGTAAAAGGTTCAGAAGTTCTAACAGGAGAACATTCCCGGAACAGCCACTCCAATCCTCCCAATTTGgatcaaaatttggaaactgAATTAGAGAACTCTATCAGCCAATGGGGAGAGAATATATTAAACCCTTCTGCAAAGACTCACTCTACTACGCAAACGATCCCTAAGCCGATGGTTAGAGAAACATCAGACAATCCAAAATCGGAACCCCTTCCGCCTGTaataacagcaacaacTGTCAATAAGGTGCAATCTACGCCACAACCAGAAAAGTCACTATTGATGAAAACTTTAAGCAATTTCTGGGCTGATAGGTCTGCATATTTATGGAAACCTCTTGTTTATCCAACCTACCTCACAGAACATGTCTTTACTGACAGCGACGTTATCATTCGGGAGGACGAACCAAGCTCCTTGATCGCATTTTGTCTGAGCACTTCGGACTATAGAAATAAAATGACGAATTTGAATGCtcagcaacaacatcaacaaacAGCAGAACCTGTCACGTCTAAGTTCGGAGAAAACACGGGAGGGAATGTCCAAAATCTGGATCCTTCTGCAAATATTTCCCCATCAGTTTCTCGTACTTCCCGTAATAAAGGAAAGGATTCAGAGATTTCCTCGGTTGCCACCGGAAAGGATGGTTTGATTAGCTCTTACACCATTGACGGTACGCATGATAAAACACCACAAGCATCACAAACACACTCACAGCCCAATCTTGATGATCTTCaagaattggaaagaaCCATGACTAAAAAGACGGCCACACATTTAAGATATCAGTTTGAAGAAGGATTAACAGTTATGTCATGTAAGATCTTTTTCACCGAACATTTCGACGTTTTCAGAAAGATTTGTGATTGTCAAGATAGCTTTATTCAAAGTTTATCAAGATGTATTAAATGGGACTCCAACGGTGGTAAAAGTGGGAGTGggtttttaaaaactttagATGATAGATTTATCATAAAGGAGCTGTCACACGCAGAGTTAGAAGCGTTTATTAAGTTCGCGCCAAgttattttgaatatatggCACAAGCAATGTTCCATGATTTACCAACAACTTTGGCTAAGGTGTTTggattttatcaaattcaagTGAAAAGTTCTATATCGAGCTCTAAAAGTTATAAGATGGACGTTATCATTATGGAGAATTTGTTTTACGAGAAGAAGACAACGAGAATATTTGATTTGAAAGGTTCTATGAGAAATAGACATGTCGAGCAAACGGGCAAAGCCAACGAAGTTTTATTGGATGAAAATATGGTGGAGTATATTTACGAATCACCCATCCATGTCCGTGAATATGATAAAAAGCTTCTGAGGGCCTCTGTCTGGAATGACACTTTATTCCTGGCCAAGATGAATGTCATGGATTACTCTTTAGTCATTGGTATTGACAATGAAGGGTATACTTTGACGGTGGGTATCATTGATTTCATAAGAACCTTTACGTGGgacaaaaaattagaaagTTGggtcaaagaaaaaggctTAGTTGGTGGAGCCAGTGTAATCAAACAGCCTACGGTTGTAACACCTAGACAATATAAGAAACGTTTCAGGGAAGCAATGGAAAGGTATATCCTAATGGTTCCTGACCCATGGTATAGAGAAGGAAATTGA
- the ATG18 gene encoding phosphoinositide binding protein ATG18 has translation MSDSTPTINFINFNQTGTCISLGTSRGFKIFNCEPFGKFYSEDSGGYAIVEMLFSTSLLALVGIGDQPALSPRRLRIINTKKHSVICEVTFPTSILSVKMNKSRLVVLLQEQIYIYDINTMRLLHTIETNSNPRGLMAMSPSVANSYLVYPSPPKVINSEIKAHATTNNITLSVGGNTEAGFKRDQQDNCNDDINDSDQYSSFTKRDDADPASNNGGKSSIIKNGDVIVFNLETLQPTMVIEAHKGEIAAMATSFDGTLMATASDKGTIIRVFDIETGAKIYQFRRGTYATRIYSISFSEDNHYLAVTGSSKTVHIFKLGHSMGSNRLDSDESNMEEVTADDSSLDTNSFDALSDEENSTRLAREPYVDASRKTMGRMIRYSSQKLSRRAARTLGQIFPIKVTSLLESSRHFASLKLPIETNSHVMTISSIGSPIDIDTSEYPELFETGSSVGTEPHRDPIMKMIPIRVVSSDGYLYNFVMDPERGGDCLILSQYSILMD, from the coding sequence ATGTCTGATTCAACGCCCACTATCAACTTTATTAATTTTAATCAAACCGGAACATGTATATCCCTTGGGACATCAAGAGGGTTCAAGATATTCAATTGTGAGCCCTTTGGTAAATTTTACTCGGAAGACAGTGGTGGTTATGCTATCGTCGAGATGCTTTTCTCCACGTCGTTGTTGGCCCTTGTTGGCATAGGTGACCAACCTGCGCTTTCGCCAAGGAGGTTGCGtataataaatacaaaGAAACACTCCGTTATTTGTGAGGTAACCTTTCCAACGTCTATATTGAGTGTCAAGATGAACAAATCTCGATTGGTGGTGCTCTTGCAGGAGCAGATTTATATTTATGACATTAATACTATGAGATTATTGCATACTATAGAAACAAACTCCAACCCACGTGGCCTTATGGCCATGTCCCCTTCAGTCGCTAATAGCTACTTAGTGTACCCATCGCCACCGAAGGTAATTAACTCCGAAATAAAGGCACATGCCACTACAAATAATATCACACTATCAGTGGGTGGCAACACAGAGGCTGGTTTCAAGAGAGATCAGCAGGACAACTGCAACGATGACATCAATGACTCGGATCAGTATTCAAGTTTTACAAAAAGAGATGATGCTGACCCAGCAAGCAACAACGGCGGTAAAAGTAGCATAATAAAGAATGGGGACGTGATTGTGTTCAACTTGGAGACTTTACAACCCACAATGGTCATCGAAGCTCACAAGGGAGAAATTGCTGCAATGGCGACTAGTTTCGATGGGACGTTAATGGCCACAGCTTCTGATAAAGGAACCATCATCAGAGTGTTTGATATCGAAACGGGTGCTAAGATCTATCAATTTAGAAGAGGTACGTACGCGACAAGGATCTACTCCATATCATTCAGTGAAGACAACCACTACTTGGCGGTTACAGGTTCCTCCAAAACCGTGCATATCTTTAAACTGGGACACTCGATGGGCAGCAACAGATTGGACAGCGATGAGAGCAACATGGAAGAAGTCACAGCTGATGACTCGTCGTTGGACACTAACAGTTTCGACGCATTAAGTGACGAGGAAAACTCAACAAGACTGGCAAGAGAACCGTACGTGGACGCGTCAAGAAAGACGATGGGTCGGATGATACGCTACTCTTCTCAGAAGCTATCCCGAAGAGCCGCCAGAACACTGGGACAAATCTTCCCCATCAAAGTCACCTCACTCTTGGAATCCTCGCGGCATTTCGCGTCTTTGAAACTCCCCATTGAGACGAATTCCCATGTGATGACCATATCTAGTATAGGCTCTCCTATAGATATAGACACGTCAGAATACCCGGAACTTTTCGAAACAGGCAGTTCCGTAGGTACAGAGCCCCATCGCGACCCcataatgaagatgattcCCATCAGAGTTGTTTCGTCGGACGGTTACCTGTACAACTTCGTCATGGACCCCGAAAGAGGCGGTGATTGCTTAATACTTTCGCAATACTCTATTTTGATGGATTAA
- the ROG3 gene encoding Rog3p, which produces MGFSNSKSGKKPLLFDIRLKDVDNDVILLKGPPDEAPSVLLSGCIVLSINEPMHIKSISLRLFGRIQIDVPLENHQDLKASSSSSPPPRIRKYNKVFYNHTWDNVNLQDYLSGSREQAGLAGSNSSSNILNINQRAQSSSSLKSLKGSSTPSSHTLGKGNYDFPFSAILPGSLPESVESLPNCFVTYSMESVIERTRHYSDLTCRKNIRILRTISPAAVELSETVCVDNSWPNKVDYSISVPNKAIAIGSATPINISIVPLSKGIKLGPIKVVLLENYQYCDPFPPVTSASRQVTDLTLENPLNESSEDFNVDGRYINNPFYEADHSFQDKWEVDTFLQIPNSLLNCVQDCDVRSNIKVRHKLKFFIMLINPDGHQSELRASLPIQLFISPFVALSIKPVSSSNLYSFTGAINQDENLQNEDEEEYLFSRSGSATGLELMADMRNGTAVPTVSDLMTPPNYEMHVYDRLYGSSSNLTHAETPETCTPLESECSASDDQQDLEDLRIRLTKIRNQRENLGLPASASSAAVSRSLSPLLNVPVQEDGTDGSSPQNTSSLNNSLTSGIHSNVSPVLLSRSRAGSTLANDVLPVPPGLNYLETQNLNKVPSYGKAMKYDIIGEDLPPTYFCSIQNVQPRKPSRVHSRTSLATLSSSIPTSFHSSSFRSGTASPISIINGSRCSSSGTSLNTLGESTVSGSSFKRSPSRQRSRSLAGFMGGLLSKGNKR; this is translated from the coding sequence ATGGGCTTCAGTAATAGTAAATCAGGCAAGAAGCCTCTGCTTTTCGATATCAGACTAAAAGATGTTGATAACGACGTAATTCTACTGAAGGGTCCACCAGACGAGGCCCCGTCAGTGCTTCTATCAGGTTGTATCGTATTATCCATTAATGAGCCCATGCACATTAAAAGCATATCATTGAGACTGTTTGGAAGGATACAAATTGATGTCCCATTGGAAAACCATCAGGATTTGAAGgcttcgtcttcatcttcaccaccaccaAGGATCAGAAAGTATAACAAGGTCTTTTACAACCATACATGGGACAACGTTAACCTCCAAGACTATCTTAGTGGTTCAAGGGAACAAGCAGGTCTCGCGGGTAGCAACTCATCAAGTAATATCTTAAACATTAATCAAAGAGCTCAGTCCTCAAgctctttgaaatctttaaaGGGATCCTCGACGCCCTCCTCGCACACTTTGGGCAAGGGGAACTATGATTTCCCATTTAGCGCTATTTTGCCTGGTTCGTTGCCGGAAAGTGTAGAATCTTTACCAAATTGCTTTGTGACATATAGCATGGAATCGGTCATTGAGCGTACCAGGCACTATAGCGATTTGACTTGTAGGAAAAATATTCGAATTTTAAGAACCATTTCACCTGCCGCGGTAGAATTATCAGAAACTGTCTGTGTAGATAATTCATGGCCCAATAAAGTTGATTATTCTATTTCGGTGCCTAACAAAGCCATAGCTATCGGTTCAGCAACCCCGATTAATATCTCTATTGTACCTCTTTCGAAAGGTATAAAATTGGGGCCCATTAAAGTCGTATTATTGGAAAACTATCAATATTGTGATCCTTTCCCCCCTGTGACATCTGCAAGTAGACAAGTAACAGATTTAACTCTTGAAAATCCCTTAAATGAATCTTCTGAAGACTTTAATGTGGACGGTCGCTACATAAATAACCCTTTTTATGAGGCTGATCATTCGTTCCAGGATAAATGGGAAGTTGATACATTTTTACAGATTCCAAACAGTTTATTAAATTGTGTTCAAGATTGCGATGTTCGTTCAAATATTAAAGTTCGTCACAAgcttaaattttttatcatgCTGATTAACCCGGATGGTCATCAATCTGAATTAAGAGCATCCTTACCCATTCAACTTTTTATTTCGCCATTTGTAGCACTTTCCATCAAGCCGGTATCATCATCCAATTTATATTCATTTACTGGCGCAATCAACCAAGATGAAAATCTGCaaaacgaagatgaagaggagTACTTATTCTCGAGATCTGGATCAGCCACAGGGCTGGAATTGATGGCAGACATGCGTAATGGTACTGCAGTCCCCACCGTTTCAGACTTAATGACACCTCCAAACTATGAAATGCATGTATATGATCGTCTTTATGGCAGTTCTTCCAATCTAACGCACGCTGAAACACCAGAGACATGTACTCCATTAGAAAGCGAATGTTCAGCTTCTGATGATCAGCAAGATCTAGAAGATCTACGGATAAGACTGACCAAAATCAGAAACCAACGTGAGAATTTGGGGCTACCTGCATCTGCTTCATCTGCTGCTGTTTCCAGATCATTATCGCCGTTATTAAATGTCCCGGTACAAGAAGACGGGACAGATGGAAGTTCACCTCAGAACACTTCTAGCCTCAACAACAGTTTAACTTCAGGAATACATAGTAACGTATCACCCGTTTTGCTTTCAAGATCACGAGCTGGTAGTACTCTAGCTAATGACGTGCTACCAGTACCTCCGGGCTTGAATTATCTGGAGACTCAAAATTTGAACAAAGTCCCATCGTATGGTAAGGCAATGAAGTATGACATTATTGGTGAAGACTTACCTCCCACCTATTTCTGTTCGATACAAAACGTGCAACCTAGAAAACCTAGTAGAGTGCATTCTAGAACGTCATTGGCAACACTATCATCTTCCATCCCAACTAGTTTCCATTCTTCCAGTTTTAGGAGTGGCACTGCTTCCCCTATCTCGATAATCAATGGCTCCAGGTGTAGTTCTAGTGGAACATCTCTTAATACGCTTGGTGAATCAACAGTATCGGGTAGTAGCTTTAAAAGATCACCTTCAAGGCAGAGGTCTAGATCTTTAGCTGGGTTCATGGGGGGACTTCTCTCGAAGGGTAATAAACGGTAA